A genomic region of Catalinimonas niigatensis contains the following coding sequences:
- a CDS encoding PrkA family serine protein kinase — MSVLDKIKTNYSTSFNEMTVSEYLKECKKNAEMYAKPSERILKAIGEPELIDTKRDPQLSRIFSNKVIKIYPAFKEFYGMEDTIEQIVSFFRYSAQGLEEKKQILYLMGPVGGGKSSLAEKIKHLIQVMPIYALKAGNQISPVYESPLGLFADYKKELEEEYKIPSRYIPACMSPWASKRLREFDGDVNQFKVVKLYPSVQDQIGVAKTEPGDENNQDISTLVGKVDIRKLADFQQSDPDAYSYTGGLCLANQGVLEFVEMFKSPIKVLNPLLTATQENNYKGTEPIGAIPFDGIILAHSNESEWAKFANDKKNEAFLDRIYKVQVPYCLRVDEEINIYKKLIRESSLDKASCAPMTLSILAQFSVMTRLKVPENSSLYSKMRVYNGETLKETDPNAKSIQEYRDDAGINEGMKGVSTRFAFKVLSKVFNFDNEELAANPVHLLYVLEQEVIKLELDKETEEKYLNIIKSILANKYAEFIADEIQKAYIESYSTYGQNIFEKYVIYADYWIQNNDYRDPDSGEILDRGMLNEELEKIEKPAGIANPKDFRAEVTNFTLRYKANHGGKSPRWDAYEKIKNVIEKKIFTNTEDLLPVISFNAKSNEEDEKKHRDFTKRMVDRGYTAKQIRILVDWFMRVRKTMA, encoded by the coding sequence ATGAGTGTCTTAGATAAGATAAAAACGAATTACAGTACATCCTTCAACGAAATGACCGTTTCGGAATATTTGAAGGAATGCAAAAAAAACGCTGAGATGTATGCCAAGCCTTCGGAGAGAATTTTGAAAGCTATCGGAGAGCCTGAACTCATTGATACCAAGCGTGACCCCCAACTTAGTCGTATCTTCTCCAACAAGGTGATTAAAATTTATCCTGCCTTCAAAGAGTTTTACGGTATGGAAGACACGATTGAGCAAATTGTCTCATTCTTCCGTTATTCAGCCCAGGGTCTCGAAGAAAAGAAACAAATCCTTTATCTCATGGGGCCAGTGGGTGGTGGAAAAAGCTCTTTGGCTGAGAAAATCAAACACCTCATCCAGGTGATGCCTATTTATGCTCTTAAAGCAGGTAACCAGATCAGCCCTGTATATGAAAGCCCTCTTGGCCTCTTTGCTGATTACAAGAAGGAACTTGAAGAAGAATATAAAATTCCATCAAGGTATATTCCCGCTTGTATGAGTCCCTGGGCATCTAAAAGATTGCGTGAATTTGACGGAGATGTTAATCAATTCAAAGTTGTCAAGCTATATCCTTCTGTTCAGGATCAGATTGGAGTAGCCAAAACAGAACCTGGCGATGAGAATAACCAAGATATTTCTACATTGGTGGGTAAGGTTGATATCAGGAAACTGGCTGATTTTCAGCAAAGTGATCCTGATGCTTATTCTTATACTGGAGGTTTATGTCTCGCCAATCAGGGTGTACTGGAGTTTGTAGAGATGTTTAAGTCTCCAATCAAAGTGCTTAACCCTTTATTGACTGCCACACAAGAAAATAACTATAAAGGTACTGAGCCTATAGGAGCTATACCTTTTGACGGAATTATACTGGCACATTCTAATGAATCTGAATGGGCTAAATTTGCTAATGATAAGAAGAACGAAGCTTTTCTGGATCGTATTTACAAAGTACAGGTACCTTACTGCCTTCGGGTTGATGAGGAGATCAATATCTACAAAAAGCTAATCCGTGAGAGTTCATTGGATAAAGCTTCCTGCGCACCCATGACCTTATCCATATTGGCTCAGTTTTCAGTGATGACACGGCTCAAAGTACCTGAGAACTCCAGCCTGTACTCTAAAATGAGAGTATATAATGGGGAGACATTAAAAGAAACTGATCCCAATGCCAAATCCATACAGGAATACCGTGACGATGCCGGTATCAATGAAGGAATGAAGGGAGTTTCAACGCGCTTTGCATTTAAGGTTTTATCCAAGGTTTTCAACTTTGACAATGAAGAACTGGCGGCCAATCCGGTACATCTTCTTTATGTACTTGAGCAGGAAGTTATCAAACTGGAATTGGATAAAGAGACCGAAGAAAAATATTTGAATATCATCAAGTCAATACTGGCAAATAAGTATGCTGAGTTTATTGCTGATGAAATTCAAAAAGCTTACATAGAATCTTATAGCACTTACGGACAGAATATTTTTGAGAAATACGTGATTTATGCCGATTACTGGATTCAGAATAATGATTATCGTGATCCTGATTCAGGAGAGATACTGGATCGTGGCATGCTCAATGAAGAATTGGAAAAAATAGAAAAACCTGCAGGTATTGCCAACCCTAAGGATTTTCGCGCCGAAGTTACCAATTTTACGCTACGCTATAAAGCGAATCATGGAGGCAAAAGCCCACGCTGGGATGCTTATGAAAAGATCAAAAATGTAATAGAGAAGAAAATCTTTACCAATACTGAGGATCTGTTGCCAGTGATATCTTTTAATGCAAAGAGTAATGAGGAGGATGAAAAGAAACACCGAGATTTTACCAAAAGAATGGTGGACAGAGGCTATACAGCTAAGCAAATAAGAATACTTGTAGATTGGTTTATGAGAGTGAGAAAGACCATGGCATAG
- a CDS encoding SDR family NAD(P)-dependent oxidoreductase, whose amino-acid sequence MKKNAVVTGAAGNLGKAVVRKLLEAGYWVIGTISPGKDDPEQVSHPNFESYPLDVTDQKAINDFIHYTVAKMGQIHFSALLVGGFDMHSFEDTSLEDIHKMMKLNFETAFISSQTIFKQMKQQPTGGIILFVGAKPAIEKGASKGMTAYALSKSLIFKLAEHINTEGADYQVQASVIVPSVIDTPQNRKAMPNADFSQWITPEQIAESILFLANQPPRLMHETILKLYGNA is encoded by the coding sequence ATGAAAAAAAATGCCGTAGTCACTGGCGCTGCCGGTAACCTGGGAAAAGCAGTAGTTCGCAAATTACTGGAAGCAGGTTATTGGGTTATAGGTACAATATCACCCGGTAAAGATGATCCTGAACAGGTAAGTCATCCAAATTTTGAGAGTTACCCACTTGATGTAACTGACCAAAAAGCTATTAATGATTTTATTCATTACACAGTAGCTAAAATGGGCCAAATCCATTTTTCTGCACTGTTGGTAGGAGGATTTGACATGCACAGTTTTGAAGACACTTCATTGGAAGATATACATAAGATGATGAAGCTAAATTTTGAGACTGCTTTCATTAGTTCTCAAACCATTTTCAAACAAATGAAGCAACAACCTACCGGAGGAATTATCTTATTTGTTGGGGCTAAGCCTGCTATTGAAAAAGGGGCTTCAAAAGGTATGACAGCGTATGCTCTTTCTAAAAGCCTGATTTTTAAACTCGCAGAGCATATTAATACTGAAGGTGCAGATTATCAAGTTCAAGCTTCTGTCATTGTTCCCAGTGTGATTGATACTCCCCAAAATCGTAAAGCGATGCCAAACGCTGATTTCAGTCAATGGATAACTCCTGAACAGATTGCTGAGTCAATCCTTTTCTTGGCCAACCAGCCTCCAAGGCTTATGCATGAGACTATACTCAAACTTTACGGAAATGCTTAA
- a CDS encoding adenine phosphoribosyltransferase: MSAHPLEKYIRDVPDFPKKGIVFKDITTLLENPAALKQGTEYLYKFTEGLNIHKVVGIESRGFIFGALLADRLSVGFVPVRKPGKLPYLSIQEKYDLEYGSDCLEIHQDAIQKGERVLLHDDLLATGGTALAACRLIERLGGQVIQVSFLIELAFLKGKEKLSDYDVKSVISY, translated from the coding sequence ATGAGTGCTCATCCTCTTGAGAAATACATCAGAGATGTACCTGACTTTCCTAAAAAAGGGATTGTTTTTAAAGATATTACCACACTACTGGAGAACCCTGCTGCACTTAAACAAGGAACAGAATATCTTTATAAATTTACGGAAGGACTTAATATTCATAAAGTTGTGGGTATAGAGTCCAGAGGGTTTATTTTTGGAGCATTACTGGCCGATAGACTTTCGGTGGGCTTCGTTCCGGTGCGTAAGCCAGGAAAACTTCCTTATCTAAGCATACAAGAAAAATATGATCTTGAATATGGAAGTGATTGTTTGGAAATTCATCAGGATGCTATTCAAAAAGGGGAAAGAGTACTACTCCATGATGATTTACTTGCAACAGGAGGTACTGCGCTCGCTGCATGCAGGCTTATTGAAAGACTGGGAGGGCAAGTAATACAAGTCTCATTTCTAATAGAATTGGCTTTTCTTAAAGGGAAAGAAAAGCTATCGGACTATGATGTCAAATCTGTAATTTCTTATTAA
- a CDS encoding DUF7832 domain-containing protein → MSDIESSKKKSIYDNAKNHFLGNFPKQLPIEQAYVHIGMYLGWVIEQDLYSPYFEDEADTQIFRFKNRQISCTILSEIWDGYLGYELFSEQGNLFTYYYYGGGVYRKDYQTLLAPDLPSIYHVTDDWDSYDIMAQQITKRFEEWKKLIG, encoded by the coding sequence ATGAGTGATATTGAATCGTCCAAAAAGAAAAGCATCTATGACAATGCAAAAAACCACTTTTTGGGAAACTTCCCTAAACAATTACCAATAGAACAAGCATATGTCCACATTGGTATGTACTTAGGTTGGGTTATTGAGCAGGATTTATATTCACCCTATTTCGAAGATGAAGCAGATACTCAGATATTCAGATTTAAAAATCGCCAAATAAGCTGTACCATCCTTTCTGAGATATGGGATGGCTATTTAGGCTATGAACTTTTTAGCGAACAGGGAAACCTTTTTACATATTATTACTATGGAGGCGGTGTTTATCGTAAAGATTATCAAACTTTATTAGCCCCTGACCTTCCTTCAATATATCATGTGACAGACGATTGGGATTCATATGATATAATGGCACAGCAAATCACAAAGCGATTTGAAGAGTGGAAAAAACTTATTGGCTAA
- a CDS encoding alanine/glycine:cation symporter family protein codes for MKELELILAKFSEYAWGTHLLVLLLGGGLFFMLYSRFLPFRYLGHAIDVLRGKYDDPNEPGDINHFEALSSALAATVGMGNIGGVAVAITMGGPGALFWMWMSAFVGMATKFFTCTLAIMYRGEDSAGKIQGGPMYYIEKGLGKKWKPLAVFFAIAGLFGPLPVFQANQLTQIFRDVVLIPNGIIQEETFTINLICGLVLAILVSIVIFGGIKRIASVASKMVPSMVVIYVISVLYIIFVNVEQVPECFALIFNDAFTGNAVVGGSLGSVIVIGARRAAFSNEAGIGTAPLAHGAAKTNEPVREGLVAMLGPAIDTLIVCTMTALAILITDVWRTTDADGVTLTVRAFNQALPTNNMGGYLLVISVLTFSLSSLFTLSYYGSKCFSYLAGAHRAHYFNYFYIFSIIVGSVASISAVINLVDGMYGMMAIPNMIAALALAPKVKKAANRYFNNLKKPPPKKVI; via the coding sequence TTGAAGGAATTAGAGCTAATCCTGGCAAAATTTAGTGAATATGCTTGGGGAACCCATTTGTTGGTTCTCCTTCTGGGCGGAGGATTGTTCTTCATGCTCTATTCCCGTTTTTTACCTTTCCGTTATTTAGGCCATGCTATTGATGTGCTCAGGGGTAAATATGATGACCCAAACGAACCTGGGGATATTAATCACTTTGAAGCTTTGTCCAGTGCGTTAGCCGCTACTGTAGGTATGGGGAATATCGGTGGAGTAGCAGTAGCCATTACTATGGGTGGCCCTGGAGCACTCTTCTGGATGTGGATGAGTGCCTTCGTAGGCATGGCTACTAAGTTCTTTACCTGTACGTTGGCGATTATGTATCGTGGAGAAGACAGTGCAGGTAAAATACAGGGAGGGCCTATGTATTACATTGAGAAAGGTTTGGGAAAAAAATGGAAGCCATTGGCTGTTTTTTTTGCCATAGCAGGCCTTTTTGGTCCTCTTCCGGTTTTTCAGGCAAATCAACTTACACAGATTTTCAGAGATGTAGTGCTCATTCCAAATGGGATCATACAGGAAGAAACTTTTACCATCAACCTCATCTGCGGATTAGTTCTTGCTATACTGGTTTCCATCGTTATTTTCGGTGGTATTAAAAGGATTGCCAGCGTAGCGAGTAAGATGGTGCCTTCTATGGTGGTCATCTATGTTATTTCTGTATTGTACATCATTTTTGTCAATGTTGAACAAGTGCCCGAATGCTTCGCTCTAATCTTTAACGATGCCTTCACTGGCAATGCAGTCGTAGGAGGGTCACTAGGAAGTGTTATCGTCATTGGTGCACGCCGCGCAGCTTTTTCAAATGAGGCAGGGATAGGAACTGCCCCACTGGCTCATGGTGCTGCTAAGACCAATGAGCCTGTTCGCGAAGGTCTGGTTGCCATGCTTGGCCCGGCAATAGACACGCTCATTGTCTGCACCATGACTGCTCTTGCCATTCTCATTACCGACGTATGGCGGACTACAGATGCCGATGGAGTTACACTAACCGTCAGGGCTTTCAACCAAGCACTTCCAACCAATAATATGGGAGGTTACTTACTGGTCATCAGTGTACTTACATTTTCACTTTCGTCATTATTTACTCTTTCATACTACGGAAGTAAATGTTTTTCATACTTGGCAGGGGCACACCGCGCCCATTACTTTAACTATTTTTATATTTTTTCTATCATTGTAGGGTCAGTAGCTTCTATCTCTGCTGTCATCAATCTAGTAGATGGAATGTATGGTATGATGGCAATACCCAATATGATTGCTGCCCTAGCATTAGCTCCCAAGGTAAAAAAAGCAGCCAACCGCTACTTTAACAATTTGAAAAAACCACCTCCAAAAAAAGTTATTTAG
- a CDS encoding TlpA family protein disulfide reductase: MLLKKLRKNIDWIVFVLFISVVYLGGWQTEVFGFMQRGILATGFFNAQVNEEINENKTNLDFILSDRNEGKLYVSSLKGKTIFINLWATWCPPCIAEMPGINALYKDVKHREDIVFIMLSLDENKDKAKAFMDKKLFDFPLYFLSSALPKEFNHQSIPTTFVISPEGKIIFQKEGMASYNTDAFRNFLLTL; the protein is encoded by the coding sequence ATGCTTCTTAAAAAATTAAGGAAAAATATAGACTGGATTGTTTTCGTCCTTTTCATTTCCGTGGTTTATCTGGGAGGGTGGCAGACCGAGGTATTCGGGTTCATGCAAAGAGGTATACTGGCTACTGGATTTTTTAATGCACAGGTAAATGAAGAAATAAATGAAAATAAAACCAACCTTGATTTTATTCTCTCTGACAGAAATGAAGGAAAGCTCTATGTGTCTTCATTGAAGGGTAAAACAATTTTTATTAATCTCTGGGCTACCTGGTGTCCTCCCTGTATTGCTGAGATGCCTGGTATCAATGCCCTTTATAAAGATGTAAAACATCGGGAAGATATTGTGTTTATCATGTTATCATTAGATGAGAACAAGGACAAAGCCAAAGCTTTTATGGATAAGAAGTTATTTGATTTTCCGTTGTACTTTTTATCCTCAGCTTTACCAAAAGAGTTTAATCATCAATCTATACCAACCACATTCGTAATATCACCAGAAGGCAAAATTATATTTCAAAAAGAAGGAATGGCCAGCTATAACACGGATGCATTTCGTAATTTTCTGTTAACTCTCTAA
- a CDS encoding M1 family metallopeptidase translates to MLYIKTCLLGFCFFISFSPTIAQFYPSLNRIDALHYTFEIEVNDKNNQITGVSSLLFRVKKHALDTLILDFISKDEKGTGMQVKEVKLNENILVFSQQTEHLSIFLSDPLDKDYIGTLHVKYQGIPADGLIISENEYGDRTFFGDNWPNRARYWLPVIDHPSDKATSEFKIIAPEHYKVIANGILREESFLDMSFGEKKKLTHWVSSQPIPTKAMVFGATHFAVLYEKPVFNIPVQHWVYADNRENSFGDFEPTANILHYFSKYIGDYPYEKLANVESKTKYGGMENASNIFYNELVVDGNHTIEGLIAHEIAHQWFGNAVSEKSWEHIWLSEGFSTYLSHMYIEHTYGEDSLRSLLKNDKNRIFSYYRKAPSSAVINTTETNLFLFLNANSYQKGSWFLHMLRQKLGDEIFQKGIRSFYKLKCHSSADTEDFKQIMEKVSEQSLTQFFDQWLYKAGHPVIEGTWKFSGISKKLKIDLEQIQKNGELYYLPLEVGVYYADEEKPEILTFHLKQKTSSFSFKLKSQPKAIVLDPNVKVLMDTHFVNK, encoded by the coding sequence GTGTTATACATCAAAACGTGTCTTTTAGGTTTCTGTTTCTTCATTAGTTTTAGCCCCACTATTGCCCAGTTTTACCCTAGTCTTAACAGAATTGATGCGCTTCATTATACATTTGAAATTGAAGTAAATGACAAGAATAATCAAATTACAGGTGTTTCCAGTCTTTTATTCAGAGTAAAAAAACATGCCTTAGACACTCTTATTCTTGATTTCATTTCAAAAGATGAAAAGGGTACTGGAATGCAGGTTAAAGAAGTTAAACTCAACGAGAATATCCTGGTTTTTAGTCAACAAACAGAGCATCTCAGTATATTTCTGAGTGATCCTCTAGATAAAGACTATATCGGCACATTGCATGTCAAATACCAGGGGATACCCGCAGATGGTTTGATTATTTCAGAAAATGAGTACGGTGACCGTACTTTTTTTGGTGATAACTGGCCGAACCGGGCAAGGTATTGGTTACCCGTGATTGACCATCCATCTGATAAAGCTACCAGTGAATTTAAGATCATTGCACCTGAACATTACAAAGTCATCGCCAATGGGATTTTAAGAGAAGAGTCTTTTTTAGATATGTCTTTCGGAGAAAAAAAGAAACTCACTCATTGGGTCAGTAGCCAGCCCATTCCTACAAAAGCTATGGTCTTCGGAGCAACTCACTTTGCCGTATTGTATGAGAAACCTGTGTTCAACATACCTGTTCAGCATTGGGTTTACGCTGATAACCGTGAAAACAGTTTTGGTGACTTTGAACCTACGGCCAATATCCTGCACTACTTTAGTAAGTATATAGGAGATTATCCTTATGAAAAACTGGCCAACGTAGAGTCAAAGACCAAATATGGGGGAATGGAAAATGCTTCCAACATCTTCTATAATGAGCTTGTAGTAGACGGAAATCATACGATTGAGGGTCTCATTGCACATGAAATTGCGCATCAATGGTTTGGTAATGCTGTCTCAGAAAAGTCATGGGAGCATATATGGTTGAGTGAAGGGTTTTCTACCTATTTGTCACATATGTATATTGAGCATACTTATGGAGAGGATAGCTTAAGAAGTCTTTTGAAAAATGATAAAAATAGAATATTTTCTTACTATCGTAAAGCTCCCTCTTCAGCAGTAATTAATACTACTGAAACGAATCTTTTCCTGTTTCTCAATGCTAACTCCTACCAAAAAGGCTCATGGTTTTTGCACATGCTACGCCAAAAACTCGGAGATGAGATATTTCAAAAAGGGATTCGTTCTTTTTATAAGCTAAAGTGCCATAGTAGTGCTGATACAGAAGATTTCAAGCAGATCATGGAAAAGGTATCCGAACAGTCTCTGACTCAGTTTTTTGACCAATGGCTATATAAAGCTGGTCATCCAGTGATTGAAGGAACATGGAAATTTTCTGGAATAAGCAAAAAGTTAAAAATTGATCTTGAACAAATTCAGAAGAATGGAGAATTGTATTACTTACCTTTAGAAGTTGGCGTTTATTATGCAGACGAAGAAAAGCCGGAAATCCTTACCTTTCATTTAAAACAAAAAACCAGTAGTTTTTCTTTTAAGCTGAAATCACAACCAAAAGCAATAGTTTTAGACCCTAACGTAAAAGTGCTCATGGACACTCATTTTGTAAACAAATGA
- a CDS encoding DUF92 domain-containing protein produces the protein MENRRKLVHISMVIFALLIGRVHMGIITITCFLALLFNLFLLPNITRRNLEREIDQITGFSPGLVLYPAVLCLLSIIFFQQPIFLVISWGIMAFGDGFANLIGRYWGKHPVLWNKRKTWEGCLGFITFATFLTLLLLSFLPNSLRFDTSWIHWFWIILGASLFAALWESIPGIIDDNLIVPLSGGFSAYYLYQAIHNGSLVLPDKLFLYLLTALLLSAFSVLTNKITFPGAAIGGMITFILMIAFGWIGLLMMFSFFILGTAVSIWKKHEKRRMGVEEENKGKRSYPNVLANAGVATLVSILAITFSKNTELYQILMAASFAAALSDTVSSELGNIYGSKFINILSLQKGVRGEDGSVSWEGSIGGVMASLGMGSLYFIFQADVQAFLIIFMAGIAGNMTDSILGASLQKKGFMNNHTVNFFSILFAVLFAFALHHLFTK, from the coding sequence TTGGAAAATAGAAGAAAATTAGTCCATATCAGTATGGTCATATTTGCCTTACTTATAGGTAGAGTGCATATGGGGATAATTACTATCACGTGTTTTTTAGCCTTACTTTTTAATTTGTTTTTATTACCGAATATCACAAGGCGAAATCTTGAAAGGGAAATTGATCAAATCACAGGCTTCTCTCCCGGGCTTGTTTTATATCCGGCAGTATTATGCCTGCTTTCCATCATTTTCTTTCAGCAACCCATTTTTTTAGTTATTTCCTGGGGAATTATGGCTTTTGGAGATGGATTTGCCAATTTAATTGGACGCTACTGGGGCAAACACCCAGTATTGTGGAATAAAAGAAAGACCTGGGAAGGATGTTTAGGATTCATAACCTTTGCCACTTTTTTGACGCTTCTACTTTTGTCTTTTTTACCAAATTCGCTCAGGTTTGATACCTCTTGGATTCATTGGTTTTGGATTATTTTGGGAGCATCATTATTTGCTGCACTTTGGGAAAGTATTCCAGGTATCATAGATGATAATCTGATAGTACCGCTTAGTGGAGGGTTTTCAGCTTATTACTTGTATCAAGCTATTCATAATGGCAGTCTTGTCCTTCCTGATAAGCTTTTTCTTTATTTATTAACTGCTTTGTTGCTCTCAGCATTTAGTGTTCTAACCAACAAAATCACTTTTCCCGGAGCTGCTATTGGCGGAATGATTACTTTCATTTTGATGATCGCTTTCGGTTGGATCGGTTTACTGATGATGTTCTCTTTTTTTATTTTAGGTACAGCTGTTTCTATCTGGAAAAAACATGAGAAAAGAAGAATGGGGGTAGAAGAAGAAAACAAGGGAAAGAGGAGTTATCCCAATGTATTGGCCAATGCCGGGGTAGCTACTTTAGTATCCATCCTGGCTATCACTTTTTCAAAAAATACAGAATTATATCAAATATTGATGGCGGCCAGTTTCGCAGCAGCATTGTCAGATACGGTATCGTCAGAATTAGGAAACATATACGGCAGTAAATTTATCAACATATTAAGTTTACAGAAAGGAGTGAGGGGAGAGGATGGTTCTGTTAGTTGGGAAGGAAGTATCGGTGGTGTAATGGCAAGTCTAGGAATGGGGTCGCTGTACTTTATATTTCAAGCAGATGTTCAAGCTTTTTTAATCATCTTCATGGCTGGAATTGCGGGAAATATGACTGACTCGATATTGGGTGCCAGTCTTCAGAAAAAAGGTTTCATGAATAACCATACTGTAAACTTTTTCAGCATACTATTCGCAGTACTCTTTGCATTTGCTTTACATCATTTGTTTACAAAATGA
- a CDS encoding Calx-beta domain-containing protein, with the protein MEYLLKANLNRLLSIGITSLLVLSACKEEDVAVGDPSIVSFALAQDASKEGDGIVKVLINLDKAQNTETVIHFKVDGNATAFSSIPTQADYELLSDSPLVIKKGETSTAIEIKLIEDHDFEQQFENLILSLDGILEGNAILSSDFRKLTHVHEIEENDYLLFLEWESEQEVDLNMFIEMPNKSLLSANSERGFEEITMINVKDQEQYFVDIWYNSGESQVSYQLKSLNAGEKEKKILVDGIFSTDLTSKNSSSIPDQSYQDFLMIKKGRELIVLK; encoded by the coding sequence ATGGAATACTTACTTAAAGCTAATTTAAATCGCTTATTGTCAATAGGTATAACTTCTCTTCTGGTATTATCAGCATGCAAGGAAGAAGACGTCGCAGTGGGTGATCCTTCTATTGTTTCTTTTGCATTAGCCCAGGATGCCAGCAAAGAAGGAGATGGAATAGTAAAGGTACTGATCAATTTAGACAAAGCGCAAAATACAGAAACAGTAATTCATTTTAAAGTAGACGGCAATGCTACCGCCTTTTCTTCTATCCCTACCCAAGCAGATTATGAGTTGCTTAGTGATTCACCGCTTGTGATTAAAAAAGGTGAAACCAGCACTGCAATTGAGATAAAACTCATTGAAGATCATGATTTTGAACAACAATTTGAAAATCTCATTCTTAGCCTTGATGGTATTCTGGAAGGAAATGCCATTTTGAGTTCTGACTTCCGAAAATTAACGCATGTACATGAAATAGAAGAAAATGATTATCTGCTTTTTTTGGAATGGGAGTCAGAACAAGAAGTAGATCTCAATATGTTCATTGAAATGCCCAACAAAAGTCTGTTATCCGCCAATAGTGAAAGGGGATTTGAGGAAATTACAATGATCAATGTCAAAGATCAGGAACAATACTTTGTTGATATCTGGTATAATAGTGGGGAAAGTCAGGTAAGTTATCAACTTAAGAGTTTGAATGCTGGAGAGAAAGAGAAAAAGATCTTAGTTGATGGCATATTTAGTACTGATCTTACCAGCAAAAATTCTAGCAGTATTCCTGACCAATCTTATCAAGACTTTCTGATGATTAAAAAAGGACGAGAATTAATAGTGTTGAAATGA
- a CDS encoding hydroxypyruvate isomerase family protein: MKRRDFVKSGIALGGAAVSSPIISYGRNAADPVEKHDFKLKYAPHFGMFESHAGKDPIDQLNFMADTGFMALEDNGMMGRTPEMQSKIGDTLAKRGMEMGVFVIDKGGNSQNSLSEGKQEFIDIFLEGCKRAVEVAKRVNAKWMTVVPGNFQRNLPIGIQTAHVVEALRKGAEIFEPHGLVMVLEPLSDTPDLFLRTSDQTYLICKAVNSPSCKILYDIYHMQKNEGHIIQNIDLTWDEIAYFQIGDNPGRKEPTTGEINYKNVFKHIYDKGYRDIMGMEHGNSMPGKEGEVKLINAYAEVDDFKV; this comes from the coding sequence ATGAAGCGACGAGATTTTGTCAAGTCAGGGATAGCTTTGGGTGGAGCTGCGGTAAGTAGCCCTATTATTTCTTATGGTAGGAATGCAGCTGATCCAGTGGAAAAACATGATTTTAAATTGAAATATGCCCCCCACTTTGGGATGTTTGAGAGCCATGCAGGTAAAGATCCTATTGATCAGCTCAACTTTATGGCAGATACTGGATTTATGGCTCTTGAAGATAATGGTATGATGGGGCGTACTCCTGAGATGCAAAGCAAAATCGGAGATACATTGGCTAAGCGGGGTATGGAGATGGGAGTATTTGTAATTGATAAAGGCGGTAATTCTCAAAATTCTCTCTCAGAAGGAAAACAAGAGTTTATAGATATTTTTTTAGAAGGCTGTAAAAGAGCGGTAGAAGTAGCCAAAAGAGTAAATGCAAAGTGGATGACTGTGGTTCCCGGAAACTTCCAACGCAACTTACCGATAGGAATCCAAACTGCTCACGTAGTTGAAGCACTTCGGAAGGGAGCTGAAATCTTTGAACCGCATGGATTGGTAATGGTACTTGAACCGCTCAGCGATACCCCGGATTTGTTTCTTCGCACATCAGATCAAACTTATTTGATTTGTAAAGCCGTCAATAGTCCTTCTTGCAAAATTCTTTATGATATTTACCATATGCAGAAAAATGAAGGGCATATCATTCAAAATATTGATTTGACCTGGGATGAGATTGCTTACTTTCAGATAGGGGATAATCCCGGTCGTAAAGAACCTACTACTGGTGAGATTAATTATAAAAACGTGTTTAAACATATTTATGATAAGGGATATCGTGATATCATGGGTATGGAGCACGGTAATTCTATGCCAGGCAAAGAAGGAGAAGTAAAACTCATTAATGCTTATGCAGAAGTAGACGATTTTAAAGTATAA